A DNA window from Arachis duranensis cultivar V14167 chromosome 3, aradu.V14167.gnm2.J7QH, whole genome shotgun sequence contains the following coding sequences:
- the LOC107477210 gene encoding uncharacterized protein LOC107477210 isoform X4 produces MAETCSVDASLWWDSFTLFFTQLENLSPSSDLPPNLAKKLKENHSWFADLLLRFKPPSQKSKEALNSKKLKIGSHELTVQPELKDKALQISSYLLLDEVQSYILVERSIKNNSVAPSLMFPEFLHMMLIQYYMERQCLLKCIRWILMHAIYIGSISEDNIVREEAKKLFDNQLESKLVSFFEDHLSCSFPEQMDVDLFTLWSEETLIEDNLILDILFLGYYDSFCTCSAEIWKRFCSLYKGILLGDYNLGKLAITTEAQQLSYHTKVQLLLILIETLNLENMLQMVHDERPYRKGVCSFSLNNVQEIDALVSTFSGFEMNEAGPLVLAWAVFLYLLLTLPGKNGTNELMEIDHIGYVRQAFEAGFLRYCLEILECDIFKEYDGPASGYRSVLRTFISAFIASYEVNLQLEDGNPALILDILCKIYHGEESLCTQFWDKESFIDGPVRCLLYNLESEFPVRTLELVRLLSSLCEGTWPAECVYNFLDKSVGVSSLFEISSDSQVDDASHMVEARQAVQVPGVEGFFIPPGTRGRVLKFVGEDTALVRWEYAPSGVFLLLLRLAQDVYLNNKEEVLCTLDLLSRLVSFNTAVCFAVLDISNSLQFHAIGLMNEQIEKNVWVVEIICNLVKNLPLNSCSAALMSMAIKILVTMLICSPANVTTVALNANLFDINLQTAVFSVGNNGFSSGSWLLSSKLARMILTDCEMNSSDCPLAISVLDFTIQLVETGVENDALLALIIFSVQFVLVNHQYWKYKIKQTRWKIMLKVLELMKKCLESMPCYGKLGEIIHKVLFSDSSIHNTLFQIACTTAQALEKLHVSRLFDPMEIEGIQLAIGSVLDILVVMLTRLSKDNSSSFPVFLQAVFSCTTKSVPLITSVTSLISYFRDPAIQLGAVKFISMLFVTADCCQPFSYGTTFFAPDNEEIMDLRRSASYILQEQLLSNEDLFVATLNLFTSAARYQAAFVVAIFAPDAGNEDQHNTGDPKSQSSETSLVPLVSKKSSLLDALMLYIERACDLIKSKPRILLSVLNFMVSLWQGSPQYANLLEILRSYGKFWRHLADAISNVSNTEIPLLESVKEEDACNLAYSFHCQSAILRIMAYELFLQKKLLHAELLGKDESKDKEKNATKSDKSNTTDFHELKGIWSSWFKDSVLQKLIKSYTCCGYKNDIYYGAKVATNSFSVHVMEKLAVGDSGSLSVSLLQKIHGNLIKLSMHPAFSELLSQYSQRGYRFYFLICIVREKN; encoded by the exons atGGCGGAAACCTGCTCCGTCGACGCTTCCCTCTGGTGGGACTCATTCACTCTCTTCTTCACTCAGCTCGAAAACTTATCCCCCTCCTCAGATCTTCCACCAAATTTG GCgaagaagttgaaggaaaaCCATTCGTGGTTCGCTGACTTGCTCTTGCGCTTCAAGCCACCGAGTCAGAAGTCAAAGGAAGCTTTGAACTCGAAGAAGCTGAAAATTGGATCTCATGAGCTCACAGTTCAACCTGAGCTCAAAGATAAAGCTCTTCAGATTAGCTCCTACTTG CTACTAGATGAGGTTCAATCATACATACTTGTGGAAAGGTCCATTAAAAATAACAGTGTGGCTCCTAGTTTGATGTTTCCAGAGTTTCTTCACATG ATGTTGATTCAATATTACATGGAGCGACAATGCTTGCTGAAGTGCATAAGGTGGATTCTCATGCATGCTA TTTATATTGGTTCTATATCTGAAGACAATATTGTTAGGGAGGAGGCAAAAAAGCTGTTTGATAATCAGCTAGAAAGTAAGTTAGTATCATTCTTCGAGGACCATTTGTCTTGCAGCTTCCCCGAACAAATG GATGTTGATCTTTTTACTCTGTGGTCTGAGGAGACTCTAATTGAAGACAACTTGATTTTAGatatcctttttcttggatacTATGACTCATTTTGTACATGTAGTGCTGAAATATGGAAGAGGTTTTGTTCTCTTTACAAG GGGATCTTACTTGGTGACTATAACTTGGGGAAGCTGGCAATAACTACAGAAGCACAACAGTTGTCTTACCATACTAAAGTTCAGCTGCTTCTTATTTTAATAGAAACACTGAACTTGGAGAATATGCTTCAAATGGTTCATGATGAAAGACCTTATAG GAAGGGTGTATGTTCTTTTTCCTTGAATAATGTCCAAGAGATCGATGCACTAGTTTCTACTTTCAGTGGTTTTGAAATGAATGAAGCTGGTCCTCTTGTTCTAGCTTGGGCAGTATTTCTTTATCTGCTCTTGACACTTCCGGGTAAAAATGGGACCAATGAGCTAATG GAGATTGATCACATTGGTTATGTTCGTCAAGCCTTTGAGGCTGGATTCTTACGTTACTGTCTTGAAATTCTTGAGTGTGACATCTTCAAGGAGTATGAT GGCCCAGCGTCTGGTTATCGCAGTGTTTTGAGGACATTCATATCTGCATTTATTGCATCTTATGAGGTCAACCTTCAG CTAGAGGACGGTAACCCTGCTTTGATACTGGATATTCTTTGCAAGATCTACCATGGAGAG GAGTCACTATGTACTCAGTTTTGGGACAAGGAAAGTTTTATTGATGGTCCAGTTCGGTGTCTTCTTTACAACCTGGAGAGCGAGTTCCCTGTCAGGACTCTTGAACTTGTACGGCTCTTGTCTTCCCTTTGTGAAGGCACTTGGCCTGCAGAATGTGT GTATAACTTTCTAGATAAGTCTGTTGGTGTATCATCCTTGTTCGAGATTAGCAGTGATTCACAGGTAGATGATGCCTCTCATATGGTTGAGGCACGACAGGCAGTGCAAGTTCCTGGAGTTGAGGGTTTTTTTATTCCTCCTGGTACTCGTGGGCGTGTCTTGAAATTTGTTGGAGAGGATACTGCCCTCGTGCGATGGGAG TATGCTCCATCTGGGGTGTTTCTTTTGCTCCTACGTTTGGCCCAAGATGTGTACTTGAATAACAAGGAGGAAGTTCTTTGCACGCTTGACCTGCTCAGCAGATTGGTGTCCTTTAATACt GCTGTCTGTTTTGCTGTGTTAGACATTAGCAACTCTCTACAGTTCCATGCTATTGGCCTGATGAACGAGCAGATTGAAAAGAATGTCTG GGTGGTTGAGATCATCTGTAATCTGGTTAAAAACCTGCCTCTGAATTCCTGTAGTGCTGCACTTATGTCAATGGCCATCAAGATCTTGGTGACTATGTTGATTTG TTCTCCAGCTAATGTTACAACAGTTGCTTTAAATGCAAATCTATTTGATATCAATTTGCAGACTGCCGTGTTCAGTGTAGGCAACAATGGCTTCTCAAG TGGGTCATGGTTGCTTTCCAGCAAACTGGCAAGGATGATTTTAACTGATTGTGAGATGAACAGTAGTGACTGCCCCTTGGCAATATCAG TGCTGGACTTCACCATACAGCTTGTAGAGACAGGGGTGGAGAATGATGCTCTCCTGGCACTGATCATTTTCTCTGTACAATTTGTCCTAGTCAATCACCAGTATTGGAAATACAAGATAAAGCAAACCAGATGGAAAATAATGTTGAAG GTTCTTGAATTGATGAAAAAATGCCTGGAGTCGATGCCCTGTTATGGAAAGTTGGGAGAGATCATACACAAGGTGTTATTCTCTGATTCTTCCATCCACAACACACTCTTCCAAATTGCTTGCACTACTGCCCAAGCCTTGGAG AAACTGCATGTAAGTCGCCTCTTTGATCCAATGGAAATTGAGGGGATACAGCTTGCTATAGGATCTGTCTTGGACATTCTTGTGGTTATGCTGACTAGACTGTCAAAG GATAACTCTTCCAGCTTTCCCGTTTTTCTCCAAGCAGTGTTCTCATGCACAACCAAATCAGTTCCTCTTATCACTTCTGTTACTTCTTTGATTTCATACTTCCGGGATCCT GCCATCCAGTTGGGTGCTGTCAAGTTCATTTCAATGTTATTTGTCACGGCAGATTGTTGTCAACCATTTTCGTATGGAACCACGTTCTTTGCTCCTGATAATGAGGAG ATCATGGATTTGAGGCGTTCTGCAAGCTACATACTGCAGGAGCAACTGCTATCAAATGAAGACCTTTTTGTTGCAACACTTAATTTATTCACTTCTGCAGCACGTTACCAG GCTGCTTTTGTTGTTGCTATCTTTGCTCCAGATGCCGGCAATGAAGACCAACATAATACTGGGGATCCAAAGTCGCAAAGTAGTGAAACTTCTCTGGTACCGCTAGTATCCAAAAAATCAAGTTTACTAGATGCGCTTATGCTCTACATTGAGAGGGCATGTGATTTGATCAAAAG CAAGCCTCGGATACTGCTTAGTGTACTTAACTTCATGGTTTCCCTGTGGCAAGGGTCTCCTCAATATGCAAATCTCTTAGAAATTTTGAGAAGCTATGGAAAGTTTTGGCGACACTTGGCCGACGCAATCTCAAATGTTTCCAACACTGAGATCCCTTTACTTGAAAgtgtaaaagaagaagatgctTGCAATCTGGCATACAGTTTCCATTGTCAATCTGCCATTCTCAGAATCATGGCATATGAATTGTTTTTGCAGAAAAAGTTGTTGCATGCAGAGTTACTTGGGAAGGATGAATCTAAGGACAAGGAGAAAAATGCCACAAAATCTGACAAATCTAATACCACAGATTTTCATGAACTTAAGGGAATCTGGTCTTCATGGTTCAAAGATTCTGTCttacaaaaactaataaagtcATATACTTGTTGTGGATATAAGaatgatatatattatggtGCAAAg GTGGCCACCAATTCATTCTCTGTTCATGTGATGGAAAAATTAGCTGTTGGTGACTCAGGAAGTTTATCTGTGTCATTGCTTCAGAAGATTCATGGAAACCTCATAAAG TTGAGCATGCATCCTGCTTTCTCTGAATTGTTGTCTCAATACTCACAGCGCGGTTACAG GTTCTATTTCTTAATTTGTATAGTGAGGGAAAAGAACTGA